The alpha proteobacterium U9-1i genome includes a region encoding these proteins:
- a CDS encoding dehydrogenases, translating into MLTASEDEVNGKTIVITGGGGALGSAVGRVAAARGANVVLIDVAGLPEGPGLRLGHVDLTDIASASKAMDEAKAKTGRLDALLNIAGGFRWQTLEGGDLAIWDALYNLNTKTAATACKAALPHLLASGDGRIVNVGAMGALKAGAGMGAYAASKSGVMRLTESLAEELKGKGVTVNAVLPSIIDTPANRKDMPDADCSKWVTPEDLAAVMLFLASSEARAITGALVPVVGQM; encoded by the coding sequence ATGCTGACGGCAAGCGAGGATGAAGTGAACGGCAAGACAATCGTCATAACCGGCGGCGGCGGGGCGCTTGGCAGCGCTGTCGGCCGCGTAGCCGCGGCGCGCGGGGCCAATGTGGTTCTGATTGATGTCGCCGGCCTGCCTGAAGGCCCCGGCCTTCGCCTCGGCCACGTCGATCTCACCGACATCGCATCGGCGTCAAAGGCGATGGACGAAGCGAAGGCCAAGACGGGTCGGCTTGACGCTTTGCTGAACATCGCCGGCGGCTTCCGCTGGCAAACGCTTGAGGGCGGTGACCTCGCGATTTGGGACGCGCTCTACAATCTCAACACAAAAACCGCCGCCACCGCCTGCAAAGCAGCTTTGCCCCATCTCCTCGCCAGCGGCGACGGTCGTATCGTCAATGTCGGGGCGATGGGCGCACTAAAGGCCGGCGCCGGCATGGGCGCGTACGCGGCGTCGAAAAGCGGCGTGATGCGCCTCACCGAAAGCCTTGCCGAAGAGCTGAAAGGAAAGGGCGTCACCGTCAACGCCGTACTGCCCTCGATCATCGACACCCCCGCCAACCGCAAGGACATGCCAGACGCGGATTGCTCGAAATGGGTGACGCCGGAAGATTTGGCCGCCGTGATGCTGTTCCTCGCCAGCTCAGAAGCGCGCGCGATCACTGGCGCTCTCGTGCCCGTCGTCGGCCAAATGTAG
- a CDS encoding para-aminobenzoate synthase aminase component: MHDQGMTAQVLEIAYADPLDACWTLRDRPMTLLLHGSGAHPLARWTYVALDPVKVILSDATNGVAALAEARAWLLPRMHALPDGAPPFAGGVAGLFGYEMGGAFGAGRASTHKTAAPDLALGCYDMVAAFDHQTRRAFVVAPTRARAEALADLLSRGGGRGRETGAGYVAATTTRTAFEAAVAETVERIRNGDLYQANLSRRYNGVLAADDHPYALFQRLCRQSAAPFCAYMRLDDHAIVSNSPERFLSVTRRDASLVASTKPIKGTRPRGATADEDKRNAESLLASEKDRAENLMIVDLMRNDLSKTCIPGSVRAPHLFALESFANVHHLVSEVEGRLRPDISAFDLFAGAFPPGSITGAPKHQAMKVIDAYEQAARGAYCGALAWFGFDGAMDSSVLIRTATCAFGESATRITFNVGAGIVAESDPAEEALETIAKAASLKRAISGGLDGGALE, from the coding sequence GTGCATGACCAGGGCATGACCGCGCAAGTTCTTGAAATTGCCTATGCAGATCCGCTGGACGCGTGCTGGACGCTGCGCGATCGGCCGATGACCTTGCTGCTACACGGCAGCGGCGCGCACCCGTTGGCGCGCTGGACTTATGTCGCGCTTGATCCGGTGAAGGTGATCTTAAGCGACGCCACCAACGGCGTCGCCGCGCTCGCGGAGGCGCGCGCTTGGCTTTTGCCGCGCATGCACGCGCTTCCGGACGGCGCACCGCCGTTCGCGGGCGGCGTGGCGGGGTTGTTCGGCTATGAGATGGGCGGTGCGTTCGGCGCGGGGCGCGCCTCGACGCACAAAACCGCCGCGCCCGATCTCGCGCTTGGCTGCTACGATATGGTCGCGGCGTTCGATCATCAGACGCGGCGTGCGTTTGTTGTGGCGCCGACGCGCGCGCGTGCGGAGGCGCTGGCGGACTTGCTATCGCGTGGAGGTGGCCGCGGCCGGGAAACTGGCGCGGGATACGTTGCGGCGACGACGACGCGCACTGCGTTTGAGGCGGCGGTCGCTGAGACGGTAGAGCGCATTCGTAACGGCGACCTGTATCAAGCGAACCTTTCGCGCCGCTACAACGGCGTGCTGGCGGCGGACGATCATCCCTACGCGCTGTTCCAGCGGCTCTGCCGGCAGAGTGCTGCTCCATTTTGCGCCTATATGCGCTTGGACGATCACGCGATCGTCTCGAATTCGCCGGAGCGTTTTCTTTCGGTAACGCGGCGCGACGCGAGCTTGGTGGCGTCCACCAAACCGATCAAGGGCACGCGCCCGCGCGGCGCCACGGCCGACGAAGACAAACGCAACGCCGAGTCTTTGCTCGCCAGCGAGAAGGATCGCGCTGAAAATTTGATGATCGTCGATCTGATGCGCAACGACCTGTCGAAGACGTGCATCCCCGGCAGCGTGCGCGCGCCGCACTTGTTCGCGCTGGAGAGCTTCGCCAACGTGCATCACCTCGTCTCCGAAGTTGAAGGGCGCTTGCGTCCGGACATAAGCGCGTTTGATCTGTTTGCAGGTGCGTTTCCGCCGGGGTCGATTACAGGCGCCCCGAAGCATCAGGCGATGAAGGTGATCGATGCGTACGAACAGGCCGCTCGCGGCGCGTATTGCGGCGCGCTGGCTTGGTTTGGTTTCGACGGGGCGATGGATTCAAGCGTGTTGATCCGCACCGCGACCTGCGCGTTCGGCGAAAGCGCGACGCGGATAACGTTCAATGTCGGCGCCGGCATTGTCGCGGAATCCGACCCCGCCGAAGAAGCGCTCGAGACGATCGCCAAGGCGGCAAGCCTGAAGCGCGCCATCAGCGGCGGCTTGGATGGCGGGGCATTGGAATGA
- a CDS encoding aminodeoxychorismate lyase, protein MIVWRDGTWIADAQLDRGASLGDGLFETMLWRDGHAVRLERHVARMSASVAALHLPAIQLPTDIGALLAELVERNGLKDERAALNLRYAVQGARGLERDGVNAIFSARAGPAPAPRDTVTLASVAVRRNETAPSTRHKTLSYIDQIEARRQARALGAEEAAQLNMAGALAGAGAGNLILILGGRALTPPVRDGALPGTVRAALLECGLIEEATLTAADCAQASSAAVTNALFGVRAVTEWDRRTLAPHAAFAAMRKALED, encoded by the coding sequence ATGATTGTTTGGCGCGATGGAACCTGGATTGCGGACGCGCAACTCGATCGCGGAGCGAGCTTGGGCGACGGCTTGTTTGAGACGATGCTGTGGCGCGATGGCCATGCCGTTCGGTTGGAGCGGCACGTGGCGCGCATGAGCGCAAGCGTCGCGGCGTTGCACCTCCCCGCCATCCAACTCCCGACGGACATCGGCGCCCTGCTTGCTGAACTCGTGGAGCGCAATGGCCTGAAGGACGAGCGCGCGGCGCTCAATCTGCGTTATGCCGTCCAAGGCGCGCGCGGGCTGGAGCGTGACGGGGTGAACGCGATTTTTTCCGCGCGCGCGGGGCCGGCCCCGGCGCCGCGCGACACGGTGACGCTCGCAAGCGTTGCGGTCCGCCGCAACGAGACGGCGCCAAGCACGCGCCACAAAACGCTTTCCTACATCGATCAGATCGAGGCGCGCCGCCAAGCACGCGCGCTGGGCGCCGAAGAAGCTGCCCAACTGAACATGGCCGGCGCACTCGCGGGCGCCGGCGCAGGCAATCTCATTCTCATCCTCGGCGGGCGCGCGCTGACACCGCCAGTCCGCGATGGGGCTCTGCCCGGAACCGTACGCGCCGCGCTGTTGGAGTGCGGCCTCATCGAAGAGGCAACGCTGACGGCCGCCGATTGCGCGCAGGCGAGCAGCGCCGCTGTGACCAACGCGCTTTTCGGCGTTCGCGCGGTGACCGAATGGGACCGCCGCACGCTGGCGCCGCACGCAGCATTCGCCGCGATGCGCAAGGCGCTGGAAGATTAA